From the genome of Hymenobacter cellulosilyticus, one region includes:
- a CDS encoding enoyl-CoA hydratase/isomerase family protein — protein sequence MSTTDTLSAGKVQVTTDAHGISTVSFFHPSHNSLPGALLTQLANTISDTGQDAATKVIILRSEGEKTFCAGASFDELMAIADEAQGLEFFSGFAKVINACRTCPKIIIGRVQGKAIGGGVGVAAATDYCFATAQASVKLSELVVGIGPFVVGPAVERKIGQSAYAQLALDAGEFRSAEWARDRGLYAEVLPTAAELDQAVQAFAQKLAAYNPAALADLKQVFWQGTEHWDTLLVQRAAISGRLVLSDFTRAAISQFKSR from the coding sequence ATGAGCACCACCGATACCCTTTCCGCCGGCAAAGTCCAGGTAACTACCGACGCCCACGGCATCAGCACCGTTTCCTTTTTCCACCCCAGCCATAATTCCCTGCCCGGGGCCCTGCTCACCCAGCTGGCCAACACGATAAGCGACACCGGCCAGGATGCGGCCACCAAAGTCATTATTCTGCGCAGTGAAGGTGAAAAAACCTTCTGCGCCGGGGCCAGCTTCGACGAGCTCATGGCCATTGCCGACGAGGCCCAGGGCTTGGAGTTCTTCTCCGGCTTTGCCAAGGTGATTAATGCCTGCCGCACCTGCCCCAAAATCATCATCGGCCGCGTGCAGGGCAAAGCCATTGGCGGCGGCGTAGGCGTGGCCGCCGCTACCGACTACTGCTTTGCCACGGCCCAGGCCTCAGTGAAGCTGAGCGAGTTGGTCGTCGGCATTGGTCCGTTTGTCGTGGGACCAGCCGTGGAGCGCAAAATCGGGCAGTCGGCCTACGCCCAGCTGGCCCTCGACGCGGGTGAGTTTCGAAGCGCCGAGTGGGCCCGGGACCGGGGCCTTTACGCTGAAGTTCTACCCACCGCCGCCGAGCTGGACCAAGCGGTACAGGCGTTTGCCCAGAAGCTGGCGGCCTATAACCCCGCAGCCTTGGCCGACCTAAAACAGGTTTTCTGGCAGGGCACCGAGCACTGGGATACGCTGTTGGTGCAGCGCGCGGCCATCAGTGGCCGACTGGTATTGTCCGACTTCACTCGCGCGGCCATCAGCCAGTTTAAGAGCCGATAG
- a CDS encoding YihY/virulence factor BrkB family protein → MRLPVRRYHLPDVRRRRSYRKFIVWLKQLHISHGRASVYDVVDRMIQELKLDSISKRASYMAFNLTVALFPTIIFLFTLIPYIPVPNLNVDILQFLGDIIPREMYVAVSGTIEDIVNIPHGGLLSFGFAAALVLSSNGIMALLDAFEKKYPSFKRRTYLRKRVIATLLTVVLSAVLLLAIVGIFFGTYIIDALVFHEIVPEQFTNQLISILKYGSVVGLFLLTTCLVYYYVPPIHDKWPFFSAGAVVATLLIFLVSSLFILYVKIFDSYNHFYGSIGTLVGFMVWLDFVCMTLILGFEINVSIDAVTGRLKSR, encoded by the coding sequence ATGCGCCTGCCCGTTCGCCGCTACCACCTGCCCGACGTGCGCCGCCGGCGTTCCTACCGCAAGTTTATCGTGTGGCTCAAGCAGCTGCACATCTCCCACGGCCGGGCCTCGGTCTACGACGTGGTGGACCGCATGATTCAGGAGCTCAAGCTCGACAGCATCAGCAAGCGGGCCAGCTACATGGCTTTCAATCTCACGGTGGCCCTGTTTCCGACCATTATCTTCCTCTTCACGCTGATTCCCTACATTCCGGTGCCCAACCTGAACGTGGACATTCTGCAGTTCTTGGGCGACATTATCCCGCGGGAAATGTACGTGGCCGTGTCGGGTACTATCGAGGACATTGTGAACATTCCGCACGGAGGCTTGCTGTCCTTCGGTTTCGCCGCCGCCCTGGTACTCAGCTCCAACGGCATCATGGCCTTGCTCGACGCGTTTGAGAAGAAGTACCCATCGTTTAAACGCCGCACCTACCTGCGTAAGCGCGTCATTGCCACCTTGCTCACGGTGGTACTTTCGGCAGTGCTGCTGCTGGCCATTGTGGGCATTTTCTTCGGCACTTACATCATTGATGCGCTGGTTTTCCACGAAATTGTGCCGGAGCAGTTTACCAACCAGCTGATTTCCATCCTGAAGTATGGCTCCGTGGTCGGCCTGTTTCTGCTCACTACCTGCCTGGTGTACTACTACGTGCCGCCGATTCACGACAAGTGGCCGTTTTTCTCGGCGGGAGCCGTGGTGGCCACGCTGCTGATTTTTCTGGTGTCTTCCCTGTTTATCCTCTACGTCAAGATTTTCGACAGCTACAATCACTTCTACGGCTCCATCGGTACGCTGGTAGGTTTTATGGTGTGGCTCGACTTTGTGTGCATGACCCTGATTCTGGGCTTCGAAATCAACGTCAGTATCGACGCCGTAACCGGGCGCCTGAAAAGCCGGTAA
- a CDS encoding MaoC/PaaZ C-terminal domain-containing protein, giving the protein MGGIRGVEHFMQRVAIQGSPTMITAITEVYQPKAKQIEKDKHPFQHYFEELEIGQTYTTHRHTVTEADITSFAQVSGDNFYAHVDATSLEGTLFTGRVAHGYYILSKAAGMFVDPRKGPVLLNYGLDECRFTKPVYPGMTIGVKLTVKEKIGQEKRDAEDVAKGIVRWLVDVSDETGETVAVATILTMVKKKNQE; this is encoded by the coding sequence ATGGGCGGCATTCGTGGGGTGGAGCACTTCATGCAGCGCGTGGCTATTCAGGGCTCCCCCACCATGATTACGGCCATTACGGAGGTATACCAGCCCAAGGCCAAGCAGATTGAAAAGGACAAACACCCCTTCCAGCACTACTTCGAGGAGTTGGAAATCGGGCAGACGTATACGACCCACCGCCACACCGTTACGGAGGCCGACATCACCAGCTTTGCCCAGGTGTCGGGCGACAATTTCTACGCCCACGTCGACGCTACTTCCCTGGAAGGCACGCTCTTTACGGGCCGCGTCGCGCACGGCTACTACATCCTGAGCAAGGCCGCCGGCATGTTTGTAGACCCACGCAAAGGACCGGTACTGCTCAACTATGGACTCGACGAGTGCCGCTTCACTAAGCCCGTCTACCCAGGCATGACCATTGGCGTGAAGCTGACCGTGAAAGAGAAAATCGGTCAGGAAAAGCGCGACGCCGAGGACGTAGCCAAGGGCATCGTGCGCTGGCTCGTGGATGTGTCGGACGAAACCGGCGAAACCGTGGCCGTAGCCACCATTTTAACCATGGTGAAGAAGAAAAACCAGGAGTAA
- a CDS encoding T9SS type A sorting domain-containing protein yields MKLISTHCLLVLLLGLFGSAVPCAQAQQLDPAFVPTMLTNRLTTSDFVTRSMLVQPDGKIIVAGIYDYLDGKITSSVRRLNADGTPDAAFLTQTGTGPDVIYAGDLALQADGKILVGGEYAYYNGIHTAGLTRLNPDGSVDRSFNVGGTGFYAGIGTADITSVAVMPNGKILVGGELTTYNDVPVGQLVCLNPDGSLDTSFEFGANTITFPTNVTRISTILVQPDSKIIIGGAFTKVAGTTAGRLARLNANGTLDNTFTVGSGFNNEIRALALQPDNSLLVGGAFTQLGGQPSPSVVRLTPTGALDNSFQGGTISASGVVYQLRLRADGSVLVGGRFTSYNGVARGGVAHVSSAGVLDAAFAAGAGIGTVTGSGAVYGTADLSADQVLVGGAFLSYDGVSRTGLARLSSAGALDATYNPVYAKKGTVGEVIPLPNRQLIVSVGCDELNGQPVTKQYLLLNEDGSYNSEIPVSKVGGSYMQADGRSYVFTQDNATLRTLYRLLLNGAVDPSFTPVALIMPAGQSNVTMKLAPDGRVLVTGNITRANGQARTGMARFSATGVLDAAFAPATPWNGINQTMTAVEAVQSDGKILVSWNNYVDNTSHLVRFNDDGSPDNTFSVGGAGGAYTRFTTTLLPTGKLLVAGNFTSFNGQAAPRGFLRLNSNGTPDPTFVAAVGGPPTLLPNGQILVVERALSNNTSQIHRLHADGSRDATFRTISSPGGYFSETGVWGTVLQPWDGKLLAFGGFGLIDGQQRGGLARFTEVVLKNQPGQLTAPVLSLFPNPAHGSVRLKVEPAASSRPVQLLDYLGKQVGAFQVPAQASSIPLNVQGLPAGLYIVRCQDSVQKLVIE; encoded by the coding sequence ATGAAATTAATTTCTACGCATTGTTTGCTGGTGTTGCTACTTGGGCTGTTTGGTAGCGCAGTGCCCTGCGCGCAGGCTCAGCAACTGGATCCGGCCTTTGTGCCTACGATGCTAACCAATCGGTTAACTACCAGCGACTTTGTAACCCGCTCGATGCTGGTGCAGCCTGATGGCAAGATTATCGTGGCAGGTATTTACGATTACCTCGATGGCAAAATAACCAGCTCGGTGCGGCGGTTAAATGCGGACGGCACTCCCGACGCGGCTTTTCTAACCCAAACCGGGACGGGGCCAGATGTAATCTACGCTGGTGACTTAGCTTTGCAGGCCGATGGTAAAATTCTGGTCGGCGGGGAATATGCTTATTATAATGGCATCCACACTGCCGGCCTGACCCGGCTCAACCCAGATGGGAGCGTTGACCGAAGCTTTAACGTAGGTGGCACCGGGTTTTATGCGGGGATTGGCACGGCTGATATTACCAGTGTGGCAGTTATGCCGAATGGGAAAATACTGGTGGGAGGTGAACTTACGACCTACAACGATGTGCCCGTGGGGCAACTCGTATGCCTGAACCCCGACGGCTCTCTGGATACATCCTTTGAATTTGGAGCCAATACTATCACGTTTCCTACCAATGTGACGCGGATATCAACTATTCTGGTGCAGCCGGATAGTAAGATTATAATAGGAGGAGCCTTTACGAAGGTAGCCGGTACCACAGCCGGTCGTCTGGCGCGCCTGAACGCCAATGGTACGCTGGACAACACCTTTACGGTTGGTTCGGGTTTTAATAACGAAATCCGGGCTTTGGCTCTGCAGCCTGACAACTCCCTGCTGGTGGGTGGCGCCTTTACCCAGCTTGGTGGGCAGCCCAGCCCCAGCGTAGTCCGGCTAACGCCTACCGGTGCCCTCGATAATAGCTTTCAGGGTGGTACCATATCAGCCAGTGGTGTAGTATATCAGTTGCGGCTACGGGCCGATGGCAGCGTGCTGGTTGGGGGAAGGTTTACCAGCTACAACGGAGTGGCGCGGGGCGGCGTGGCGCATGTGAGCAGTGCGGGCGTGCTGGATGCGGCATTTGCCGCCGGGGCCGGTATTGGAACCGTTACGGGCTCCGGAGCCGTGTACGGCACCGCCGATTTGTCGGCGGATCAAGTCCTGGTCGGGGGCGCTTTTCTGAGCTACGATGGAGTATCCCGAACGGGCTTGGCGCGGCTAAGCAGCGCCGGTGCGCTGGATGCTACTTACAACCCGGTTTATGCGAAAAAAGGCACGGTGGGCGAAGTAATACCCTTGCCCAACCGGCAGTTGATTGTCAGTGTTGGCTGTGATGAGCTCAATGGCCAGCCGGTCACCAAGCAATATCTTCTTCTAAATGAAGACGGCAGCTATAACTCGGAAATACCAGTGAGTAAAGTGGGTGGCTCCTATATGCAGGCTGATGGGCGGAGCTACGTTTTTACTCAGGATAATGCCACTCTTCGTACGCTTTACCGGTTACTTCTCAACGGTGCCGTTGATCCTAGTTTCACTCCCGTTGCCCTGATAATGCCAGCGGGGCAGAGCAACGTCACTATGAAGCTGGCTCCCGACGGCCGGGTATTGGTAACCGGAAACATAACTCGGGCCAACGGGCAGGCACGGACGGGTATGGCGCGTTTTTCCGCCACGGGTGTCCTCGATGCCGCCTTTGCTCCAGCAACCCCGTGGAATGGCATTAATCAGACAATGACGGCAGTAGAAGCCGTGCAGAGTGACGGGAAAATTCTGGTGAGTTGGAACAATTATGTTGACAATACCAGCCATTTAGTCCGCTTCAATGACGACGGCTCCCCAGACAATACTTTCTCAGTAGGTGGGGCAGGGGGAGCGTATACCAGATTTACTACGACGTTGTTGCCGACTGGCAAGCTGCTAGTAGCGGGCAATTTTACCAGCTTTAATGGCCAAGCTGCGCCCCGGGGCTTCTTGCGCCTCAACAGCAACGGCACACCTGACCCAACGTTTGTGGCGGCCGTCGGTGGGCCGCCAACCTTGCTGCCCAACGGGCAGATCCTGGTGGTGGAACGGGCCTTAAGCAATAATACCTCTCAAATTCACCGCCTGCACGCTGACGGTAGCCGGGACGCTACATTCCGCACGATAAGCTCCCCCGGTGGGTATTTCTCCGAGACAGGAGTTTGGGGAACTGTACTGCAGCCCTGGGACGGAAAACTGCTGGCGTTTGGCGGCTTTGGTCTCATTGATGGCCAGCAGCGCGGGGGCTTGGCCCGCTTCACGGAGGTAGTGCTAAAGAACCAGCCTGGCCAACTTACTGCTCCGGTACTAAGTCTATTTCCAAATCCGGCGCACGGCTCTGTTAGGCTTAAAGTGGAGCCTGCTGCTAGCTCCCGCCCAGTGCAGCTGCTCGACTATTTGGGCAAGCAGGTCGGTGCTTTCCAGGTTCCGGCTCAGGCCTCCAGCATTCCATTAAACGTGCAGGGCTTACCGGCCGGGCTATACATAGTTCGGTGTCAGGATTCTGTGCAGAAGCTTGTAATCGAATAA
- the paaZ gene encoding phenylacetic acid degradation bifunctional protein PaaZ yields the protein MTPTLENYVLGRWTAGSGEQHELYDASTGEVIAIANGEGLDYAGMFDYARHTGNKALRKMTFHERGRMLKALALHLDSKKEDFYTLSYRSGATRADSWIDIEGGIGNLFANASLRRKFPDKPFYVESEPIALSKAGNFMGHHILVPKEGVAVHINAYNFPIWGMLEKIAVNLLAGMPAIVKPAVPSAYLTEAVVREIIASKILPEGALQLVVGSGQGILDHVNYQDVVTFTGSAETGRKLKGHPRILSEAVPFTMEADSLNAAVLGQDAVPGTVEFDLFIKEVRKEMTSKAGQKCTAIRRIIVPENLVEDVQIALGKALAQTTIGHPLAEGVRMGALAGREQMQRVRERVEHLAQNTPIVYGNLDDVQVIGGDCKVGAFMSPILLLNPEPFKFTDTHEIEAFGPVSTLMPYKDIDEAITLTNMGKGSLVCSVATNDPRTAQEFVLGSATHHGRILIINEEVAKESTGHGSPCPCSSTAAPAGPAAARKWAAFVGWSTSCSAWLFRAPPP from the coding sequence ATGACTCCCACCCTCGAAAACTACGTGCTGGGCCGCTGGACGGCCGGCTCGGGCGAGCAGCACGAGCTCTACGACGCCTCCACCGGCGAAGTCATTGCCATTGCCAACGGCGAAGGCCTCGACTACGCGGGCATGTTTGACTACGCCCGCCACACCGGTAACAAAGCCCTGCGCAAGATGACCTTCCACGAGCGGGGCCGCATGCTCAAGGCCCTGGCCCTGCACCTCGACAGCAAGAAGGAGGACTTCTACACCCTGAGCTACCGCAGCGGGGCCACCCGCGCCGACTCCTGGATTGACATCGAAGGCGGTATTGGCAACCTGTTTGCCAATGCCTCCCTGCGCCGCAAGTTTCCCGATAAGCCATTTTACGTCGAGTCGGAGCCCATTGCGCTGTCGAAGGCCGGCAACTTCATGGGCCACCACATCCTGGTGCCCAAGGAAGGCGTGGCGGTCCACATCAACGCCTACAATTTCCCCATCTGGGGCATGCTGGAAAAAATTGCGGTAAACCTGCTGGCCGGTATGCCCGCCATTGTGAAGCCCGCCGTGCCTTCGGCCTACCTCACCGAGGCCGTGGTGCGCGAAATCATTGCCTCCAAAATACTGCCCGAAGGTGCTTTGCAGCTGGTTGTCGGCTCCGGCCAAGGCATCCTGGACCACGTCAACTACCAGGACGTGGTGACTTTCACGGGCTCAGCTGAAACCGGCCGCAAGCTCAAAGGTCACCCGCGGATTCTTTCCGAAGCCGTGCCTTTCACGATGGAAGCCGACTCGCTCAACGCCGCCGTGCTGGGCCAGGACGCCGTGCCGGGCACCGTGGAGTTTGACCTGTTTATCAAGGAAGTCCGCAAGGAAATGACGTCCAAGGCGGGCCAGAAGTGCACCGCCATCCGCCGCATCATCGTGCCCGAAAACCTGGTGGAAGACGTGCAGATTGCCCTGGGCAAGGCCTTGGCGCAAACGACGATTGGGCACCCATTGGCCGAAGGCGTACGGATGGGCGCGTTGGCCGGCCGGGAGCAAATGCAGCGTGTGCGGGAGCGGGTCGAGCACCTGGCCCAGAACACGCCCATCGTGTATGGCAACCTGGACGACGTGCAGGTGATTGGCGGCGACTGCAAAGTGGGCGCGTTTATGTCGCCCATCCTGCTGCTCAACCCCGAGCCGTTCAAGTTCACCGACACCCACGAAATCGAGGCATTTGGTCCGGTGAGCACCCTGATGCCTTACAAGGACATCGACGAGGCCATTACGCTCACCAACATGGGCAAAGGCTCCTTGGTGTGCTCAGTGGCGACCAACGACCCGCGCACGGCCCAGGAGTTTGTGCTGGGCTCGGCCACCCACCACGGCCGGATCTTGATTATCAATGAGGAAGTAGCCAAGGAAAGCACCGGGCACGGCTCCCCCTGCCCCTGCTCATCCACGGCGGCCCCGGCCGGGCCGGCGGCGGCCAGGAAATGGGCGGCATTCGTGGGGTGGAGCACTTCATGCAGCGCGTGGCTATTCAGGGCTCCCCCACCATGA